In a genomic window of Sarcophilus harrisii chromosome 4, mSarHar1.11, whole genome shotgun sequence:
- the TREM2 gene encoding triggering receptor expressed on myeloid cells 2 isoform X1, with amino-acid sequence MWLLSLLILLSITELSHTHNTTVLQVMEGQTLSISCPYDPVKYWGKLKSWCRQHEQQGHCQHVISARRSWLIAFLKKWNGSTAIADDALAGRLTITLKDLRPHDTGLYQCQSHQNGMTDTLRKIMVEVLEDSVGPQSSGDSWIPEEPEILEKHQSPEEPNVQSSVSRSLSETRNPLSPTIFFFLVAGLLLSKFLAVGFLWIIAWHKKSQKKKPECGHSHDYQLQPLPGQDEV; translated from the exons AGCTCTCCCACACCCATAATACCACAGTCCTGCAGGTCATGGAGGGCCAGACCCTGTCTATCTCTTGTCCTTATGACCCTGTGAAGTACTGGGGGAAGCTGAAGTCCTGGTGCCGGCAACATGAGCAACAAGGGCACTGCCAACATGTGATCAGTGCTCGCCGTTCCTGGCTGATAGCCTTTTTAAAGAAGTGGAACGGGAGCACAGCCATTGCTGATGATGCCCTGGCTGGCAGGCTGACCATTACCCTGAAAGACCTCCGTCCCCATGACACTGGACTCTATCAGTGCCAGAGCCACCAGAATGGAATGACAGACACCCTGAGGAAGATAATGGTGGAGGTGCTTGAGG ATTCTGTTGGACCCCAAAGCTCAGGAGATTCCTGGATCCCTGAAGAGCCTGAGATCTTGGAGAAGCACCAGAGCCCTGAGGAACCCAATGTCCAATCCAGCGTCTCCAG GAGTCTCTCTGAAACTAGGAACCCACTCTCCCCCACTATCTTCTTCTTCCTGGTTGCTGGACTCTTGCTTAGCAAATTCCTGGCTGTGGGATTCCTCTGGATCATAGCCTGGCACAAGAAGAGCCAAAAGAAGAAACCAGAATGTGGACACAGTCATGATTACCAGCTCCAGCCCCTACCAG GGCAAGATGAAGTCTGA
- the TREM2 gene encoding triggering receptor expressed on myeloid cells 2 isoform X2 gives MWLLSLLILLSITELSHTHNTTVLQVMEGQTLSISCPYDPVKYWGKLKSWCRQHEQQGHCQHVISARRSWLIAFLKKWNGSTAIADDALAGRLTITLKDLRPHDTGLYQCQSHQNGMTDTLRKIMVEVLEDSVGPQSSGDSWIPEEPEILEKHQSPEEPNVQSSVSSKFLAVGFLWIIAWHKKSQKKKPECGHSHDYQLQPLPGQDEV, from the exons AGCTCTCCCACACCCATAATACCACAGTCCTGCAGGTCATGGAGGGCCAGACCCTGTCTATCTCTTGTCCTTATGACCCTGTGAAGTACTGGGGGAAGCTGAAGTCCTGGTGCCGGCAACATGAGCAACAAGGGCACTGCCAACATGTGATCAGTGCTCGCCGTTCCTGGCTGATAGCCTTTTTAAAGAAGTGGAACGGGAGCACAGCCATTGCTGATGATGCCCTGGCTGGCAGGCTGACCATTACCCTGAAAGACCTCCGTCCCCATGACACTGGACTCTATCAGTGCCAGAGCCACCAGAATGGAATGACAGACACCCTGAGGAAGATAATGGTGGAGGTGCTTGAGG ATTCTGTTGGACCCCAAAGCTCAGGAGATTCCTGGATCCCTGAAGAGCCTGAGATCTTGGAGAAGCACCAGAGCCCTGAGGAACCCAATGTCCAATCCAGCGTCTCCAG CAAATTCCTGGCTGTGGGATTCCTCTGGATCATAGCCTGGCACAAGAAGAGCCAAAAGAAGAAACCAGAATGTGGACACAGTCATGATTACCAGCTCCAGCCCCTACCAG GGCAAGATGAAGTCTGA